The Prosthecobacter debontii genomic sequence TACCAGCGAGGCAAAGTAGTAGGGGGATTGAGTCGGCACGTAGCCACCTCCCTGAAGGACAAAATCAGTGACGTTGCGATGAAAGATCACGCCATCGTAGGCTTTGTTATCTACATAACCCATGAAGTTATTGACGGCTTCTGGCGTGAGGCTCGGGTAGAGCAGAAGATCGACCTGCCTATCGCCCGAGATCTGCAATCGAACGGCTTTTTCTGAATCGGCATCGGTAAACTTGCCTTCCAGCGGAATGGTCAGTTGGGTCGCTGTGCCAACTGTGGCGCTAACGATTTGTGTGGCCGCCTGAGGTGAAGCTGGCCGCCTTAAAATACGCAGCGTCAGCGGCATGGAGGCGGAGTAGTTGATATAGTTCACCGTCATCGGACAAATGAAAACCCCGGATTGGGTCGGCGTGCCCGTGATGGTGCCGGCTGAGGCGTCAAATGAAAGGCCGTTCGGTAGGTCTTCAACAGTCCAGTCCACCTTGTTGACCGCATCCGAAACCGTCAAAGTGTAGCTGAAGCTAACATCTTGCTGAGCAGGCTGATAAGGACGGCTGGTGAAGCCGTAACGCGCATAGGCAGAGGCAAAATTGCTCTCATCGGAGTTGTTGTCCTGATAGCGGGCGACAACTTTGAATTCATATTCCGTATCGGGTGTCAAAGCCACCCGAGCGGTTTGAGTTTCGTTCGACTGGTCAACCAAATAGGAATAGTAGTCCTCGAATACAGTCCGATCTTTCACCGTGATACGCTTGCTGTCAGCCTGCATGGATTCCACGAGATACCATTCATCGTCTTCTGTCTCCTCGTCCACCTGACGCACAAAAACGTCGTAATTGGTTTCATCAACGGACGTGTCTTGCCAAGTCAAATCAACAGCACCCGACATACCGGATGTCGTGGCCACCAGCCCTTCGGGTTTGATGAAAGGCATCTTATCTAGAGTAAAGACATTAGAGTAGTCTGAATCGATGGCAGTCAGAGAACTGCCCGAACTGACCGCCCGCATGCGCCATTCATAATAGGCGCCGGGTCCGATGGAGAAAATATAAGACGTTAGGTTTTTGTTGATCGAGACGGTAGTCCAATTGCTTGTAGATCCTGGTTCACGATAACCCACTTCGTAACTCGTTTCGTTGTCGCTGTTATCCTGCCAACTCAGCTTGACTCGAAGATTGTCCAATTTTTCAACCACAAGATTGGTCGGTGGGCTCAGTCTCGGGACCTGATAAAAGGTAGAATTTGCAGGAGGATAATTACCCGAAGTGGGAGAGATGAAAACGCTGGCAAACTGCGCCGAGACTCCTTGTGCGGCATCGGTGTTTACGCGAGTGGCTCGGATCGCGAAGTTGTAGGATTCACCAGCCACGAGATTGTGCTGAACTTCCACTTGAGTGGTGTTAAAATACACCACGGATAACGGCTTGTAAGCACTGGCAGCTTCCGAATTTTTTTTGTAGAAAATCTGATAAAAGAGCTCTCCAGAGCTTCGGTCAGTCCAATTGAAGCGAAGAAATCCATCGCTCATCTCCGCCACCTTGAAGGACTCTGCCGCATTCAAATTGATGTAGTCTCCCGTGATGGCATAGCTTTGGGACGGACTCGCACTCACCTCCGTTTTGGTGCCGTTGTATTTGTAGGCCACAACCCGAAAATAAAGGGTCGAATCTTGAGTCGGGTCATAGGGCCCCCACACGTATTCCGTGCTATCCGCAGCGGCAGCCCCGACATACTCAAAAGGTCCGGTGCTGGCAAAGCCGGCTTCGATACGAAACCCGCTTTCATCCAGCGAGTTATCCTGCCAAGAGATTCGATAGACCCGGGCGGTCGTTTTAGCCCCCGTTGAATAGACGTTGCCGTTAGAATCGACTCCGTAAGTGGTCGCACTGATCCCAACATTTGAGGGGGCTTTAGGTGCAGCGGCCAAGGCGGGCGTTTCGAATCCCAAGCTGACCAAAACAGTCACCATAGGCAGCAGAAGCAGGGCACGTGCTCTGCAGGAAAACGAGCGAGATGAAGACAGCATAACCTTTGAATGGATACGGGTTGGGGGGGTAGGAAGCCCGATGGGGGAGTAGGTGAGAACACCACCGAGCGGTTTTCGTTGTCATAATATTACCTTTTTTGTCATTACATCGTCAATCAATTTGCGATTCGATGTCATCTTTTGCTCGCCAGGAGGGGGAGTCCTTCGGCAAAGTGAGGGTTTATGCGTCCTCTGACCGTCGTTTCCGCGCTCGCTTTCTCCACCCTGGGGCTGGCCCAGGAATCGCCGCTTTTTCGCGAGGAGACCATCGATGCCGAGGTTGGCATCGGTTATGGCCTGGCGGTTGCAGATGTGGACGGAGACCGAAAGCCCGATATTCTGGTGGCGGATAAGGACCTCATTGTCTGGTACCAGAACCCCACCTGGAAAAAGCATGTCATCGCAGAAAAACTGACGGAGAAAGACCATGTCTGCATCGCCGCAAGGGACATCGATGGTGACGGTAAGGCTGAAATTGCCGTAGGAGCGCAGTGGGACCCTGGCGATACGGAAACCAGTGGTGCGGTGTTTTACCTGCAACCGCCTGCGGACCGAACCCAGATGTGGAAGCCGATCCAGCTCACTCACGAGCCGACCACTCACCGGATGCGCTGGGTGCGGAATCGAGCCGGGCGGTATGATCTGATCGTGGCGCCTCTTCATGGGCGAGGAAACCAGAAGGGAGAGGGCGTAGGCGTCCACATCCTGGCTTATCACAAGCCGGATGATGTGACCCAGCCCTGGAATACCACCCTGGTGCATGACAGCATGCACATGACTCATAATTTCGAAATCGTGCCCAGCCCGGCCGATGAGGCTGAGCCGATCCTGCTTGCAGGTCGTGAGGGCATCGTTCGCCTGACGCCTGGCGACAATGGCTGGAAAGAACAGTGGGTGACCCGCCACGACAGTCCAGATCTAGCGGGTGCAGGGGAAGTGCGTTGGGGCGCTTTTGCTGGAGGTCAGCCTTACATTGCGGCCATTGAACCGATGCATGGCCACCAACTCGTGATTTACACCCCTCCCCCCAATGGGCCTAAAGATGGCCTCTGGCAGCGGCGAGTCTTGGACGATACGCTCGTGGATGGACATGCCCTGGCCTGTTATGATTACCTGGGACTCAACAACCGCCAAATCGCCGTGGGCTGGCGTGCTCATCATAAGCTTGGCACCCGTGTGGGGGTGAAGCTCTTTTCCACCACGAAGGAGGATGGCACGGGGTGGACGCAGACCTGGGTGGATGATAATACGATGGCTTGCGAAGACCTAGCGGCAGCGGACCTGGATGGTGATCGCGACACCGATCTGGTGGCCGCAGGTCGACGGACTAAAAATATCAAAATTTACTGGAATCTCCGACAGTAATCGCTGCCAATAGATTGCCTTCTCCTAGGTGTGCCGGGTTGCAAATGTGACTTTTTTGCTAAGGTCACTGCACCATGAATGCGATACGATTTTCTTTTGCCCTTTTGACGGGCTGCATTCTCAGCTCCTGCCAGCTTCCTCTGTCAATGATTCGCCAGGAAGTGATTCGTAAGCCTTTGGTCGTTCAGCCAGCTGACTCCTCCAACAGTCCCCTGTATGTTTGGCATGGCAGCGGTGAACCAGGCCCTGTCCGAGTCACGATCGACCTGAGCGAACAAAAGGCCTACATCTTCCAAAACAGTGAAAACATCGGCTGGAGTTACGTAGCAACTGGCCGCAGTGGCTTCCGCACGCCGACAGGCACCTTTGTCATTACGGAGAAAGTGGTGAACAAACGCTCGAACAAGTATGGCAGCATCGTCGATGCCAACGGTAACACCGTGCGCAGTAATGCGACCGCTGGAGTCCATGGGGTGCCCTCAGGCGGTAAATTCCTGGGTGCTAAGATGCCCTACTGGATGCGCCTGACTAACTACGGTGTCGGCATGCATGCCGGCCCCATCCCTCATCCTGGCTCCCCGGCCTCTCATGGTTGCATCCGCCTGCCTTACGATATGGCCGAGCGGATTTTTGAGGTTGCACCCAGCGGCACCCGTGTGACGATTGTTCCTTAATTTGTCCGCTTGAGCATCCCCGACTGGTTACAGCAACACACCCTTTTTACAGGAGATCCCACGATCCTGCTGATGGCCAGCGCTGCGGCGGTGTGCATCGGGTTGTCTAAAAGCGGACTCTCCGGCACCGCCACCCTGAATGTCGTGCTGATGGCCCAGGCCTTTGGCGCTAAAGCCTCTGTCGGTCTCGTTCTACCGCTGCTGATTGTCGCGGACTTCATGGGCTATTACCTGAACCGGCACGGTGGCTCCTGGCGGCGCATCTGGCCCATGGTCCCTCCCGCCATCCTCGGCGTGGTCATCGGGTATTTCCTGCTGGGGGAGATCGACAATGTGGCCGCCCGCACGGTCATCGGCTGGCTCATCATCGGCCTGCTCGGATTTAAGCTGGTGCTGGATGCCAGCAAGGGCACACTGGAGGTGCTCACCCAACACCGGGGTTTTGCCTGGCTCATGGGCATCTGCGCGGGGGTCGTCACCATGCTGGCCAACGCCGCTGGTCCTGTGATGACCGTCTATCTTCTCTCCCAACGCCTGGAGAAAAAGGATCATCTGGGCACCTTCAGCCGCTACTTCCTTTTCATCAATCTCTTCAAGGTCCCCTTCTCGGCCGATCTCGGCATCATCAATCCCAAGTCTCTGGCGACCAATCTGGTCCTCCTCCCCGGTGTCGTCATCGGCATTCTGCTTGGCTGGCAGATCCTGAAACGCATCCCGCAAAAGCCTTTCGAATGGACGCTTTTCATCCTGACCCTCATCGCGGCGATGTGGTTGATCCGAGGGTGAGCAGACGAGAGTTGACCCCACGACAGCTTTGTGGTGCTATCCGGCCCCACCATGATCATTCGCAGCCTCTTCGTCTCCCTCATCCTCGCTGTTACAGCGATCTCTCAAGCTGAGAGCCTCATCCCCGCCAATGCCCGCGTGGCCGTCATTGGGGACAGCATCACGGAGCAGAAACTCTATTCCAAATACATCGAGGCTTACCTCCTGGCTTGCACAGGGCGCACGGACATCCAGGTCTTTCAATTCGGCTGGAGTGGCGAGCGCGCCAGTGGTTTTGCCGCACGGCTGAAAAACGACCTCAGCGTCTTCAACCCCACCGTCGCCACCACCTGCTATGGCATGAATGACGGCAGCTATACCGCCTACACCGATGCCATCGGCGCTGAGTATGAGAAAAACATGCGCCTCGTGCTCGATGGATTGAAAGAGATCGGCGTCTCCAACATCGCCGTCGGTTCTCCCGGGGCTGTGGACACGAAGTTTTTCACCCGCTTCGAACCTGCCATCTACAACGACAACCTCGCTCACCTTCGCGACATCGCCAAGAAACTGGCTGGTGAGTCTAACCAAAGTTTCGCCAATGTGCATGACACCATGATCGAAGCCATGAGCAAGGCCAAACCAGTGATGGGAGAGAACTACGACGTCTGTGGTCCCGATGGTTTCCACCCAGGCCCCAATGGCCACCTACTCATGGCGCAGGCCTTTCTCAAAGCCCTAAAGCTGGATGGCAAGATCGGTGAAATCACCCTTGATCTGAAGGGACAATCGACCGCAAGCCAAGGCCACGAGATCATCACCCAGGCTCCCGGCAGCATCACACTCTCCAGCACCACCTGGCCCTTCTGCTTCGATGCCGATCCCAAAGCCTCGTCCAGCAATCGCAGCATCCTCCCCTTCACCAGTTTCAATCAAGACCTGAATCGCCTCACGCTCGTGGTCAAGGGCTTGGACAAGGACAAAGCCAAAGTCACCTGGGGCAGCCAAAGCCAGGAGTTCACCAAGGCCCAATTGGAAGCCGGGATCAATCTCGCCGCCGAATTCTCCCAGACACCTTTCGATGCGGCCTTCAATGATTTGATCGGCGCCATCGGCTCCAAGCAGAGCTTTGAAACCACGATGATCAAAAACATGATCACCCACTTCCGCACCCTGGGAAAAGAAGCTGAAGGCGATGCCGAATTCACCAACGCACTCACCGTGCTAAAGAAGAAACTCATGGTCAAACACGACCTGTATGAAGCCAATGTACGCAAGCGCCTCAAGGCCGTGAACCACACCATCTCCGTGGAGTAGTTCTGACCCACATTCCAAGTCCAACCAAGGCTCGGCTCGTTATTTAGCGACCGAGCCTTTTATCTTGTCGGATGAATGCGTTGTCGGAGCGCGACCACTCCTAACCGCGATGTTCGAATCTACAATTACGGCCCCACACGGTCATTAGTGAAGCCAGGCCACATCACTCATACCTCAGGCGTATCCAGCATCTGCCATCGGCCCACTTCCAAGGTTCCCAACTGATAGTCCCCAAACTGGCGGCGGTGCAGTTTCTCGACATGCCAGCCCTGACTGGCAAACATCCGCCGGACCTGATGATAACGCCCCTCCATCAGCGTGAGCGATGCGGTATGTGATCCCGTGATGTCGAGCTTGGCGGGCAGACAGGGTCTATCTTCTCCACGAAGCATGACTTCCCCGGAAGCGAACGTCTCAATGAGAGAATCCTCCAACGCGTGATCCACCGTCACTTCATAGATTTTCTTCACCTCGGCCCGGGGCGAGGTGTAACGATGCACGAGAGGGCCGAGATCCGTGATGAGAAGCAGCCCGCTGGTGTCCTTATCCAGCCGACCAATGCTGGTCACCGAAGGCTTACGGTTCATCCACTGTGGAGGCAGCAGCTCATAGATCGTCGGCCCTTCCCCATCGCTGTGGGTGCAGACATAACCCAGAGGCTTATGCAGCATGGCCAGCAAACCATGAGGTGCTTCGAGAGGCTGCCCATCCAAGGTGACTTGATCCGCCTCCACTTTTTGATCCGACTTTTTTAGTACGATGCCATCCAACGCGACACGACCCGCTTTGACGATGTCAGCCACCTGTTTGCGTGAGCCATAACCGAGAGAAGAGAGAAGTTGATCAAGCCGAGGCACCTCACACGCTAGCCACCCGCACCTCGAGTGCAACTCCCGCTCGCTCAGGGATCAAAGCCACTTGCGCTCCTAACGAGACCTTCATTCAAAAGGTCGCAATTCGACTCCGCCGCAGTCTAAGCATTGCGTTGCTCCCGATTGAAACTGGGCTTGGCAATTCGGACAATACGCTGCTGTGCCGGACTCCTGTTGGGGAACGATTTCCAACTCGTGAATCGCTATCCCCTGAGCTTGGAAATACACCTCTAAAGCTTGGCATTGAAGATCGGCCGTGGCACTCGGACGATGCCGGGCGATCTTCCAAAAGTGCCGGGCGAGTTTTTGCCAGGCTTCATCGCCAATCAAAGACCGTGCGGCCAAGGGATGTACCCATCGAGCATGTGTAGGTGGCAGATCTGCTAAGAGATCGGCGGCACGCATGGCATGCTGAGGCAAAAGAGCTATCGCCAGCGCTTTCCAGACCCGATGAGGCACCGCCTTGGCCTGACGGACGAAAAGAGCGGCTTGGCTAATCTGTAGTCCAAGTAACACAGCCGCAGCCCATAAGATCTCGAGGCCGTCACCGAGCCACCGATACAACACGACCATGACCATAAAGGTCCAAACAAAGATCACGCTTCCAAGTCTCTTCAGCCACTTCGTCTGGCGAGAAAGCTGATCGATACCATCGGTGAGTGGAGACTGCTGGAGCGACTCCTGAGCAAGACTCAAAAAGTCGGCTTCCCTTTGCGCTTGGGTTTGCTGTTTCCAAGTAACCAATCGCTGTTGGGCTTCTCGGGCCTGATCCTCGCTCAACCAACGCACGGAACAGCCGGGGGCCAAGATCAGCTTTTTCCCATCAACCCGTGGCTGGAGGCTTTCCCAGTTCACCAGCCGAGGTCGGCGTTCATCTCCATGGACCTCCACCCCAGCTTCGGCTGGGATGAGCTGCCAGGGCAAGGTCAGCCAATGATCTTCCATCGGCGGCACCACGCCGAGCAGCGATGGGCATGCCCCAGCCCATTCAATCGCATGAAAGGGCCGCTGCTGACGCCAACGTTTACCACTGCCAATCAGCACATGGCTTCGGGCAGGCAGCCAGCGCAGGCTCTCAATGAGATAAAGCGCGACAAAGAGAAGCAACAGCGACTGACCGTCTGTCATGATCGAAGGATCCCATCAAATCTGTTCGCGCTTACCGAACAACTTGCCGAACAAGCCTTTGATGGCAGCCCCGACGGCCACAACAACCAGAATAACCGCTTTGCCCATTTTGGCGAAGATACCCCCCAGCTTCGCGAAAAGCCCCATCTTTCCAGCCGCCACCGCAGCACCGCCAGCGACCAAGGCGGTAAGGCCATATTTCGCCACTTTGTCACCTTCACGAAACTCTGCATAGCTATTGCCCGTCAGGTATTGGTAACCGGAGATGATGCTTTGGTAAGGCGTCATGAGCGCTGTCAATTCCTCGGGCGTGCAGACCAGGTCCACTTTCATCACCCCATGGCGACCGAGCAGACGAGTGCTGTAATTAATCGACTCCCCGTTGGCGGAGCCCACACGGATCGCCCACTCCAGGTTCTTGGTCTGGTCATTGAAGCGAGGAGCGACGGCCCAGCCGAGAAGTTGCAGCTCTCCCAGCCCCATTTCACGCCGCCGTTCATTGCCTGCATCTTGGATTTCCCGCAGGGTTGCGAGCATTTCGTCCGCATTCAGTTGGTCCTTCTCGTCATCCTTCACATAACCGGAGTCCTCGAATTCGAAGATGACCCAGGGTCCTTCGCCTTCAGTAGTCAGCATGCCCAGTTCAGTGTCACCCACCAAGTTGCCATACAGCTTCAAAAGCTCGCGAGTGCCGTTACCATCGGTGAAGCGCCAGTCTTTAGGAATCTGCACCTCGGCCATGGAGCCAAGCTGTCCTTTCCCTTCACGCTTCCAGCCGAAGGATTCGATTTTATCCAGGAACGCTTTCCTCTGGGCTTCCTGCTCCTCGGGTGATGGAGCCGATTCCGCTGTCGCGGCGGCTTCTTGCGCTAGGACCGAAGGGATCATCAGGCCCACGAGGAGACCCGCCAATGTGAGAATGCGTAGGTTTGACATAGGACCTCCTAGTTAAGAGAGCGGCGGAGACTACCCTGCAAGAATCAGGGACGTCAAGCCGATAACTTCAAATCCTTGAACTCAGTGAACGACTAAAAGAACGCCACTTCTTGAGGAGTCAGAAAGCGCCACTGACCGGGAGCTAACTCATCTGGCAGGTGCAAGCGGCCAATGCTTTCTCGATGCAAGGTCATGACTCGATTCTGCACCCGATGAAACATGCGTTTCACCTGATGATACCGCCCCTCATGGAGGGTCAATCGCGCCTGTCGCGGTGCTAAAATCTCCAACAGAGCGGGCAAGGTCGTGATGTCTTCGGTGTGAAAATAAAACCCTTTGGCAAAGGCCTCCACAGCTTCGGGGAGGATGTCTTCCGCCGTATCGACAAGGTAGGTCTTGGGCACATGCAGATGCGGCTCCATCAAGCGTTTGGACCAGCGCCCATCATTGGTCAGAAGCACGAGCCCTGTTGTGCTTCGATCCAAACGCCCCGCAATATGCAGCGTCTGTTTATCCGGATCGTCAATGAGATCCAACACGGTCGGATGCACGGGATCCGTCGTCGCACTGAGAATGCCTGCGGGTTTATGCATCATGAGATACAAGGCCCGCTCAGGCTGTTGCATCACGGTGCCATCATTGAGCTCGATGCGAGTGAATCGATCCACCTCACGTTGATTGTCTCGACAGACCTCACCATCCACACACACCCTCCCAGCCGCAATCAGCCGATGCGCAGCTGAGCGTCCCATGGAAGATTGTTTGGCGAGAAAACGGTCCAGTTTCATCACACGTTTGGGATCCCGGACTCTCACCTCCGGCGGATTCGCAGACGCTACGAACTCAACTCTACGACACCGCAAAGCGGCCAGGAAAGAAAAGCCAAGCTACATTTACCCCTGGCAAAGGCTCCCGCGATCCGGGTCAAGAGGACTTGTCTTGATGCCTATTTCAGTTCCTTGATGCGCAGATTGCGGAACTTGTAGGTCGCTCCCTTTTCACCGTGGTGTTGGATGGCGATGACACCACTGGCGTCTTTATCATCTTCCACGTCGGTGGTCACCACACCGTTGACCTCGATCTTCAGCTTATTGCCTTGGCAAGTGATGCGATAGGTGTTCCAGTCATTGCGCTTGAAGGCATCGCCTGCACGAGCACGGAAGGCGGCTTCGCTTTCTTTGTCCCCTTTGATAGGGCTGATGAACCACATGCGACGACCTTCATCATAGAGCCCACCGGACCATTTCCGGTCCGCATTCCCATCCACCTCGGCTTGATAACCAAAGACCTTATTCGGC encodes the following:
- a CDS encoding FG-GAP and VCBS repeat-containing protein, with translation MRPLTVVSALAFSTLGLAQESPLFREETIDAEVGIGYGLAVADVDGDRKPDILVADKDLIVWYQNPTWKKHVIAEKLTEKDHVCIAARDIDGDGKAEIAVGAQWDPGDTETSGAVFYLQPPADRTQMWKPIQLTHEPTTHRMRWVRNRAGRYDLIVAPLHGRGNQKGEGVGVHILAYHKPDDVTQPWNTTLVHDSMHMTHNFEIVPSPADEAEPILLAGREGIVRLTPGDNGWKEQWVTRHDSPDLAGAGEVRWGAFAGGQPYIAAIEPMHGHQLVIYTPPPNGPKDGLWQRRVLDDTLVDGHALACYDYLGLNNRQIAVGWRAHHKLGTRVGVKLFSTTKEDGTGWTQTWVDDNTMACEDLAAADLDGDRDTDLVAAGRRTKNIKIYWNLRQ
- a CDS encoding L,D-transpeptidase yields the protein MIRQEVIRKPLVVQPADSSNSPLYVWHGSGEPGPVRVTIDLSEQKAYIFQNSENIGWSYVATGRSGFRTPTGTFVITEKVVNKRSNKYGSIVDANGNTVRSNATAGVHGVPSGGKFLGAKMPYWMRLTNYGVGMHAGPIPHPGSPASHGCIRLPYDMAERIFEVAPSGTRVTIVP
- a CDS encoding sulfite exporter TauE/SafE family protein, translating into MSIPDWLQQHTLFTGDPTILLMASAAAVCIGLSKSGLSGTATLNVVLMAQAFGAKASVGLVLPLLIVADFMGYYLNRHGGSWRRIWPMVPPAILGVVIGYFLLGEIDNVAARTVIGWLIIGLLGFKLVLDASKGTLEVLTQHRGFAWLMGICAGVVTMLANAAGPVMTVYLLSQRLEKKDHLGTFSRYFLFINLFKVPFSADLGIINPKSLATNLVLLPGVVIGILLGWQILKRIPQKPFEWTLFILTLIAAMWLIRG
- a CDS encoding SGNH/GDSL hydrolase family protein; translation: MIIRSLFVSLILAVTAISQAESLIPANARVAVIGDSITEQKLYSKYIEAYLLACTGRTDIQVFQFGWSGERASGFAARLKNDLSVFNPTVATTCYGMNDGSYTAYTDAIGAEYEKNMRLVLDGLKEIGVSNIAVGSPGAVDTKFFTRFEPAIYNDNLAHLRDIAKKLAGESNQSFANVHDTMIEAMSKAKPVMGENYDVCGPDGFHPGPNGHLLMAQAFLKALKLDGKIGEITLDLKGQSTASQGHEIITQAPGSITLSSTTWPFCFDADPKASSSNRSILPFTSFNQDLNRLTLVVKGLDKDKAKVTWGSQSQEFTKAQLEAGINLAAEFSQTPFDAAFNDLIGAIGSKQSFETTMIKNMITHFRTLGKEAEGDAEFTNALTVLKKKLMVKHDLYEANVRKRLKAVNHTISVE
- a CDS encoding pseudouridine synthase, producing MKLDRFLAKQSSMGRSAAHRLIAAGRVCVDGEVCRDNQREVDRFTRIELNDGTVMQQPERALYLMMHKPAGILSATTDPVHPTVLDLIDDPDKQTLHIAGRLDRSTTGLVLLTNDGRWSKRLMEPHLHVPKTYLVDTAEDILPEAVEAFAKGFYFHTEDITTLPALLEILAPRQARLTLHEGRYHQVKRMFHRVQNRVMTLHRESIGRLHLPDELAPGQWRFLTPQEVAFF
- a CDS encoding DUF2167 domain-containing protein, translated to MSNLRILTLAGLLVGLMIPSVLAQEAAATAESAPSPEEQEAQRKAFLDKIESFGWKREGKGQLGSMAEVQIPKDWRFTDGNGTRELLKLYGNLVGDTELGMLTTEGEGPWVIFEFEDSGYVKDDEKDQLNADEMLATLREIQDAGNERRREMGLGELQLLGWAVAPRFNDQTKNLEWAIRVGSANGESINYSTRLLGRHGVMKVDLVCTPEELTALMTPYQSIISGYQYLTGNSYAEFREGDKVAKYGLTALVAGGAAVAAGKMGLFAKLGGIFAKMGKAVILVVVAVGAAIKGLFGKLFGKREQI
- a CDS encoding pseudouridine synthase produces the protein MPRLDQLLSSLGYGSRKQVADIVKAGRVALDGIVLKKSDQKVEADQVTLDGQPLEAPHGLLAMLHKPLGYVCTHSDGEGPTIYELLPPQWMNRKPSVTSIGRLDKDTSGLLLITDLGPLVHRYTSPRAEVKKIYEVTVDHALEDSLIETFASGEVMLRGEDRPCLPAKLDITGSHTASLTLMEGRYHQVRRMFASQGWHVEKLHRRQFGDYQLGTLEVGRWQMLDTPEV
- a CDS encoding 3-keto-disaccharide hydrolase, with the translated sequence MKKPFLLLALLSVFTLTQAPAEEGFVPLFDGKTMDGWKNPYQWGHIEVVDGEIHLTGEKKFFVVTEKTYSDFIFEGEVKLPEGQANSGFMFRAHVQPNKVFGYQAEVDGNADRKWSGGLYDEGRRMWFISPIKGDKESEAAFRARAGDAFKRNDWNTYRITCQGNKLKIEVNGVVTTDVEDDKDASGVIAIQHHGEKGATYKFRNLRIKELK